The region TACCCTGACTAACATGGTCAATACAATAGTCATCTACCAAATTTTTGGGGGATGGAAGTTAAAAAGTACAGAAGCATAACAACTCACTTGTTCAAAAATGGATTCATGCCCGATTTCTACACGACAATATAGCAGCCATTGATCACCTCGTTTCACATGGGCCGCAACCATTGATCACAAGGTCGTGTGAAAATCGTCATGGAAAGGGTCATGTTCACAGTAATTTCGTTAAACAAATTCTGGAAAAATTAACACTCTGCATTCGCAATAGTAAATAGTTAACCAATAAAAGCACCATGGGTGAGGATCCTCTGCTGTTATGTAATTCTGCACGTGATGCAAAATTGCTGCTTAGCCTCCTCATCCATGCCCTGAGTATCCTTTTCTCCATTCTACCACATGCTGCATAAGAAAAATTGGGGCGTTTACTAACAAAGATTATACAACAAAGAATGGTATGTAGAAGAAAACAGTACACAGACTGTACGTAGTAGACATACAAAAAAAAAAGCAAGGACGGAGATGATATTGCAACTCAACATGGAAAAAGAGAGGAGTTGCTGCAGGTGGGTGTACATGCAGAGATAAGATGTGCAACTGAACATAGAAAAAGAAGGTTTCAGCGGAGGTGGAACTCACTTGCGATTGCAACGCCGTTCTCGTTGCCTTCGCCGTCACGTCGCCTACTGGTTGTCCGCTCCTTGCTATTCAGTTTGTGTGGATCATCCTGGGCTTCCTGGGCGACACCTGGTCACGGCACAGGGCCTCGATGGCGTGCCGCAGGCTGCTGGCGGCGGAGCGGGCGACACGGGTCGTGATGGCGCTGCGCGGGGAACCGAGGGCGCCTGGCTTCCTGCTGCTCTCGCCGACCTTCTGCTTCCCGGTGCTCGAGCGGCTCAACCTCTCGCTGGTTTCGTTGTAGGGCCACCCGCTGTTCTCCTTGGCCTCGTGAATCGCGGGGgcgcccgcctcctcctccaaCAACCTCCCGCTCCACCCGAAAGAAATCGCCGAGCGGAACGCCTTGTTGCGACGCGCCTCGCCATCTACTTCCCCGCCATGTCCGACCTCGCCATCTACTGCCGCGACCCCTCCACGCATGCCAGCCTCGCACTCGCACCCTGCTGGCGGGGTAAGCTccgcaacgtcgatctctccggcgGCGTGGATCTCGAGCCGCTGCTCCAGACCTGCCCCGCGCTTACCTCGTTGGACCTCTCCAAGTTGTACTGCTGGACGGAGGATGACATGCTGCTTGATGCGCACCCGACCGCCACCGCCAGGCTCACCGACCTCGACCCCGGCCTTGCCGGCGCCTGGCTTCCACGCCGCTGAGCTCGGGGCCATCACGGCCGCGTGCCCCGGCCTTGCCGGCGCCTGGCTTCCACGCCGCTGAGCTCGGGGCCATCACGGCCGCGTGCCCCGGCCTCCGCTAGCCATGGCGTCCGGCAGTGTGggaacagagagagggagagagattagtgaaaagagggaGAGAAAAGCAAGGAGGGCATTGGGCGCGGCTGACCGCAGATGAGGTCGGCGGCGGCTTGCAGGAGCGCGGGCGGCGACCAGAGGCAGGGTCAACTCGGGGGGAAGCGCACGtacggaaaggaggggaaagggagGAGCGGCGGCGATCCGTATTTCTCGATCTAGTTAGACAAAGCAGGGTCGGGGAAGCACGATTCTGGTGGAATCGACCGAAAATCAAGGAGCTGCCGCGGGGATTGGGGACGCGGAGCGCTAGAAGATTGGCTGAAGATGGCGTCTGCTCGAGCAGAACATTTAATCCAAGACGTTTATTTAGATTGTAGACCACCGACGCAATATGGATGGTATGATGTGTTTAGGTTTATTTGATTCGAAGGTCCTAGTTATTCCGTGTACAGTTTTTGTCGCGTTGCTTTGAAGGAATTTATGTTTGCTTTTTTAATTGTATATAATATAATCtaaactcctaatgtctcagttggtaggtcgcgttccagATTTTATTTTCGTCCCAAATCGCCCGGTTTTTTTTGGTACCtattttggtacctcctcccacctacCACCTCCCAACGATTTTCTCCTGGACCGTCGAGTGATGCCCCCCGTGGAGGTAGCGATGCCTCAGGTAGCGAGCGAGGCCTGCACGTCGAAAAAAAACCTACGAAAGAAAACCTACGAAAGAAAACCTACGAAAGAAAACCAACGAGAAAAAACCCACGAGCGACGGAGCGAGGCAACGCACACCCTCCCtccgcaaaccctagccgccgcacgAGGGAAGAGATGAGGGGCAGCACATTGCGTCCAGACGTCTCCGCCGCCGGCCTCTCTACACTCCGCTCCCCAGTCCCCACCTCCTCCAGTCCTCCCGCACGGCCGCTCCTCCGCGACGACACCAACCGTCCAGAAGCGGAGTCGCCGCCTCGACCCGGGGTCCCCCCGTCCCCGTCGTGGTCGGCACCACGCACATCCCGAGGCACCACCCGCTCGTTGTCGGCACGCCCGAGCCTGCCAAGAAGGAGGCCGTACCGCGGAGGGGCTCTTGGGGCCGAGAAGCATAGCGGCGCCGACGATGCCGGGGTGCTCGCATCACCCAAGGTTGTCAGGCCCATCGCGCTCAACTTCGAGGAGAAGACGCCCGTCAAGGAGCGGCCCTCGCCAGCGCGGAGCTCGGCGTTGGTCAAGAAGAGCACCACCATCATGCCCAGGCTGGTGACACACGGCTGGAGCTTCGTCGCCGACAGGGcaatccacctcctcctccacagaACAAGATCCCAAAGGGCCGGTTCCACCTGTATGTACTCTGCACACCTGAACTGAACATGTTCTGTCTTGCAGCTTCTGAAGCTGATTTGAATTGAAGCTTAAACTGTATGTGCAGGAGAAGAGCTCGATGAGCTGCACGGCTCACGCACCATGAGCAGGAGGCCCAGGGAGAAGGAGCCCTCCTTGCTGGTCTCCGACGGCCGGCGTCGGCGACACAACTGCCTCCCCCAAGAGGAGGCCCTCCTTGTCGGATTCTCCCGAGCTGGTGCTAGGGAAGCTCAATGCTCTCGGCAAGGCAAGTGATCACATTCAGATGGGCTCTTCTCTCTGTTGGTTTTTCTATCTGCCTTTTCTTTGAACTGATCCGACGCTGGGAAATTTTATTTCAGGAAGCCAGGGAATAGGCGCAGAATCAATGGCAAGCCGAGTCGACAGGTGACTTCACACATCAAATCGAATCGATGGTGTTTTTCTACTGGCACATCAGTGCAAAAAAATGACAATTGATAGCCTCTCCTTTAGCTATCATACCATGTGTTGTGTCACTAAGTTACGATCTCAGCTGCGGTCTACATATTTTCAGATTAATGAAGCTTATAGCCCTCCAATGCAGTATCTGTATGCTTTACAAAACTATCCGAGTATTGCAAAATTGCATGATACATCAAATTGGAGCGTAGCCTACATACTTATGGACTGTGGACTTATGTTGCTTATTTAGAGGCTGCCGTACATGGATCAGATATGATATTGATTGCAGAAATTTGTATACGACTCTTGTGGATTTCAACATTGTTCTTCTCCCTAATTTAGGAAAACTACAAGTATTTGGTGCACGATCTAAAATAGCTGCAGGCTAATCCTCCCCTAATGTTCATAATGTTCTGTGGTACACAATATGGGTAAAGGAGAGCACATTGCTCTAATGTTTTTGCATATGATATTAAATCAGACATTTCAGTGGATAATATATGGTATTGACTTGGACATTGGTGTTGTGGAACAATCTAGCAGGTATTGGATCTTATAGAATTATAGAGTTGGCAGGGTCTGAAAATCATGGTGTTGGTGTTTCAGCCTATTAATCTGTAGATAAAGAAATTCCGTACATCTCTACAAATAATCCTGAAGAAAGTTCTACTATTGCGAACGCTCCAACTGAAcaagaaatatgattttttttttaaTTGAAGAAGCCAGTTTCTCGAGAAGGAATACAGAATAATATTTTGGATTATTTACTTGAGGTATTTCCATGACTTCATTCTTTATTTTCTCACCCCTCATTATTGGTACTATATAATGGCAATTTGGGACGTTGCAACATAAAGTTTGGGCAAACATATGTTGCTTATTAGATGGCCATTTAGGATGGATCCGTGATAAATTGTGCATTATAAGTTGATATTTCTGAATTTACTCTCTTTTAGCTCTGCTAGGAGTGGGATTAATCTTTATTTTTATTGATTACTCCTTTTTAGTACAACCAATATTTTACTGAATAAAAACTGTAACTCTATTAATGAAGTGGTAGTTAGTGGAGTACATAATTGCACCATTGTACGACAGTGACCATAACTCTAGATTATACGTAGGATTGCATCTTCACTGAAGTAGAGATATTTGGTCATTTTTCCGATGTGAATTAAGATGACCATAACTCTCACGTCGTAGTTATGGTACCACCTCCTGTGTCATTAAAGGATACTTGTGTGATTTACTAGCTGTTTTAGGTACCTCCTACAGTCCTACGTACTCGTGTGATTTACTTGTCGTTTTATATAAGCATGATGCTCGTATGTTTTGATATTTAGCACTTTGCGTCATATGTGAAACAAGTAATTTAAATGATTCCACCCATTGTAATTGCATACTAGGTCTCAGATTCATCGCATCAACCGTGAGGGGTAGTATGCAAGGATCAACCGATGTGGATAACAAAATCTGGGTGCGAGCTTCCGGGAAATCTAATTGGGTCTATGCAAACAAGCAGATTTGGAAGATAATCCCTGTACATGTATGACTATACGAACTCTTCTTCCCTCCAGGCAATAGAGTTTAGCTTCAGTAAGCAAGTGCTAAGATAACTTGCATTCATAACTCTGCTGCTGATCAAGTCAAGTGTCTGTATTTGGTGTTCAGGTTGATTTGGCAAATCTTTGACAGTAGCTGTGGGTCTTATACTGATGACAATCAACGTGTCTTTTCCGACCAACCAGGGGTCGATTCCAACATATGTTTTTCTCTTATATAAGGGCAGTGACTTCACTACGTTAGGCTGGATGATTCGATGTTTGGTAGCTTCATCAAACTGGATGCTAGCAAAGTGATAAAATTTTGGATGTTTTCGGAAATATAGCATCACGAGCCCAataagagaaaaaaaatcaaacatCATTATGAATGCCTTAGGATAATGATTTTACCTTGCGGTTATACTCTGCATTGCATGCCTGGAGAGCTATTGCTTTCAGATCCAATTTACAGTCCAGGTTGACCGTCGACACAGTATTCTTGCCATCAGATCAGACACTAGAAAGCATAGTACACCCAGGAGAAATCAAACCAGGAAATAGCTCTGGCTCATACTGTCAAGCAACCATATAAAAAACATCAGTTCCAAAACAAGGAAAGAGACAAGTTCTGGGAAAGAATGAGAAAATATCATACATGATAAAATAGTGCTGACGGAACAGAATTCACATCCTAACCTGGTCGCATGATTCAAAGTTAGATTTTGGCCCAGAAGAGGTGACAAGCGCCGACATGCCATGACGCTTGAAGAGGTGACAAATCTGTGCCGACCCCCTCTTGGTGATAACTCAGTCGGAGCCACTCTTGGTGACATCTTGAAAAGGAGTACTCTACAACTACTGCTTAACAAGGGAGGCAAAAGGAACATACTCCATCTTATAAGTAGTTCATTACAAAAACTTGAATTTGCAAAAGGAACTTGAATGATCATTTAAATTGTGTGGAGTGATTAGCCAGAAAGAGAAGAGAAAGAAATGCTTGTAGGAGTGACAATTAAAAATAAGATAATTGTTGGAGTAAACAACACTCGATTAGTGACAGTTGATTGACTATTAaagagggcaagatgatatgataatTACTGTAactaaagggcaacctggtgcatgtagctcccgcttgcgcagggtccagggaagggtccgaccactttgggtctatagtacgcagcctttccctacatttctgtaagaggctgtttccaggactgtaACTACTCTACGTTAATTGAGGAGTACTCCATTTGACCATTTTGATCATCTTGGTCATTTTCAAATGGTTTTGTACTCCATTTGATCAGTTTCAGTTTCAGTATGCACATTTTCAGTTTCAGTACTCTATATTAACTGAAAAGGAGTACATTTTGATCATTTTCAAATGGTTCTGTGATCACCAGATAATGGTACTGGTAATAGTGGATTTATATCTTGTGATCACCAGATAAGTATCACCAGAAAATGGAGTAGTGTGTTTTCTGGTAGAGAACCAAGAAAAGACATTCAAAATCTACTGGGAAATTAAACTTTAAATTAGGCGCATAAACTTTAAACTAAAATGCAAGTCCTAATTCATTTGGTTTTAAAGAAAACTTGTTTGAAGTAAAGCAGTATAGTCTCTACATGAAGGATAGGAAGAAGGAATGGAAAGATAAATTTCTGAAATGAAGATAACAAAACGGACACTGAACAATTGAACAGTCACTTCAACCAACACTCGGCTACTGATACTGAATCTTGGTactgcacaagcatcatcattaacatggtCTCAAGCAGTGAAGTTCCACAAAATTTACTGCAATCTTGGTACTGGAAATGTTTTACTCCTTGAATGAAGTTCCACCAATATCTTGGTACTTCAACCAACAAATGTACTCCAAATGTTTTACGGGAGTATGCTTGAGACCATTAGGAGTGCCACACGGCTCCAGCAATGTGTCCACCTAAAACACTTCAGAACATTTATTCAGGCGAGGTTAATAGGATGAACTGACTTGCAAACGTTTCAGAATTGGCTGCCAATGAGAGGAGGGTAATGaattgacttgcaacaagtgcatgaagtAAGATTTATACAGATTTACAGAGATTCAGATACAGTCATTGAGGTCTGCTTGGCCTAGGCTGCAGTGCATTCAGATTTAGTCATGGAATGGAGTGAGATGGAGATGGCGCCTCACCTCTGTATTTGGAGCTGCGGAGGATCCAGGAGATGACCACGCAGTCGACGAGGCTGTCGTCCACCGCCAGGACGAGCGGCGGCTCCTGGACCGTCCTCGACATTGGGCAACAGCAGAAGGGG is a window of Triticum dicoccoides isolate Atlit2015 ecotype Zavitan chromosome 2B, WEW_v2.0, whole genome shotgun sequence DNA encoding:
- the LOC119362138 gene encoding uncharacterized protein LOC119362138, with product MAPSSAAWKPGAGKAGVEVGEPGGGGRVRIKQHVILRPAVQLGEVQRGKRGAGLEQRLEIHAAGEIDVAELTPPAGCECEAGMRGGVAAVDGEVGHGGEVDGEARRNKAFRSAISFGWSGRLLEEEAGAPAIHEAKENSGWPYNETSERLSRSSTGKQKVGESSRKPGALGSPRSAITTRVARSAASSLRHAIEALCRDQVSPRKPRMIHTN